One segment of Anguilla anguilla isolate fAngAng1 chromosome 1, fAngAng1.pri, whole genome shotgun sequence DNA contains the following:
- the dhdds gene encoding dehydrodolichyl diphosphate synthase complex subunit DHDDS isoform X1 — MVRLLYCFGLEPFELRTTYVCRMLLIAFLAFFLAIFRKGLQNHKMSWIREGELSLIERLSANILKAGPMPKHVAFIMDGNRRYARKRHVERQEGHTQGFDKLAETLRWCLNLDIREVTVYAFSIENFKRSKEEVDGLMELARQKFARLLEEQENLEKHGVRIRVLGDLALLPLDLQQVIAKAVVSTRGHNKCFLNVCFAYTSRHEIANAVREMAWGVEQGLIKSSDVSEFLLSECLYSSSSPDPDLLIRTSGEVRLSDFLLWQTAYSCLVFQSVLWPEYSFWNLCEAILQYQLNYLSLQKARDLHREQQTLQQLEADRRCVAELLMHSGNGKGNATDKQSRQEHLLTYAAHREERVRGFLEALQQRRDSYFTDLTSQVALA, encoded by the exons ATGGTTAGACTACTTTACTGTTTCGGACTAGAACCGTTTGAATTACGTACAACATATGTGTGCCGCATGTTGTTAATTGCTTTTCTGGCCTTTTTCTTGGCTATTTTCCGAAAAGG ATTACAGAACCACAAGATGTCATGGATACGCGAAGGGGAACTGAGTCTTATCGAGAGGCTCTCCGCTAATATATTGAAG GCCGGGCCGATGCCCAAACATGTGGCCTTCATCATGGATGGAAACCGGCGGTACGCTCGCAAGCGGCACGTGGAAAGGCaggagggacacacacagggctTTGACAAGCTGGCAGAG acGCTGCGTTGGTGCCTGAACCTGGACATCAGGGAGGTGACGGTGTACGCCTTCAGCATTGAGAACTTCAAGCGCTCGAAGGAGGAGGTGGACGGGCTGATGGAGCTGGCCAGGCAGAAGTTCGCTCGGCTGCTGGAGGAGCA GGAGAACCTCGAGAAGCACGGGGTGCGGATCCGAGTGCTGGGGGACCTGGCGCTGCTCCCGCTGGACCTGCAGCAGGTTATCGCCAAGGCCGTggtctccaccagggggcacaaCAA GTGCTTCCTGAACGTGTGCTTCGCCTACACCTCCAGGCACGAGATCGCTAACGCCGTCAGGGAGATGGCCTGGGGGGTGGAGCAGGGCCTCATCAAATCCAG tgacgTCTCAGAGTTTCTGCTGAGTGAGTGTCTCTATAGCAGCAGCTCCCCGGACCCAGACTTGCTTATCCGTACCTCTGGTGAAGTGCGACTCAGCGACTTCCTGCTGTGGCAg ACCGCCTACTCGTGCCTGGTGTTCCAGTCTGTGCTCTGGCCGGAGTACTCCTTCTGGAATCTGTGTGAAGCCATCCTGCAGTATCAGCTCAATTACCTGTCGCTGCAG AAAGCTCGAGATTTGCACAGGgagcagcagaccctgcagcagctggaggcTGACCGCCGTTGCGTGGCTGAGCtactgatgcattctgggaacggGAAGGGGAATGCGACGGACAAACAGAGCCGACAGGAGCACTTGCTGACATACGCGGCCCACCGGGAGGAGAGGGTGCGAGGCTTTCTGGAAGCCCTCCAGCAGCGGAGGGACAGTTACTTTACCGACCTGACCAGCCAGGTCGCTCTCGCCtaa
- the LOC118221742 gene encoding N-acetyllactosaminide beta-1,3-N-acetylglucosaminyltransferase 3-like, whose protein sequence is MTRVVCGLRAIPLCFVVSLCALALFTIVDLTPYFRRPGARAAVVPSAAPTEPEPSDSASGAGGGGGRGNRPTAYTCSQDSSARDVGGFSQLKPHLQDFLLYRHCRHFRLLQDAPGKCGRAPEDSAGVFLLVAIKTSPGSFDRRAVLRRTWAAEQRQKGAGVRRVFLAGTADRPGAERRRRTDELLRLENRRHGDILQWDFLESFFNLTLKQLLFLDWVRERCPRARYVFLGDDDVFANTDNMVRYLQARDAPGTPPHLYVGQVLRETKPVRWAGSKYYVPTQVYAAKTFPPYCTGGGFLMSGYTAWVVHNMSSAVPVMPIDDAYIGMCLEKAGLPPTDHFGFLAVGENAKPNLIYAMDPCLSRDLFLVHSFQTYEILVMWERIHSPDLKCAIPDQF, encoded by the coding sequence ATGACACGTGTTGTGTGTGGCCTCAGAGCGATTCCCCTCTGCTTTGTCGTGTCGCTGTGCGCCTTGGCGCTGTTCACTATAGTTGACCTCACCCCGTACTTCCGAAGGCCAGGCGCGCGGGCGGCCGTGGTGCCCAGCGCCGCTCCCACAGAGCCGGAGCCCAGCGACAGCGCGAgcggggcgggagggggcggggggcgcgggAACCGGCCGACCGCGTACACGTGCTCGCAGGACAGCTCGGCGAGGGACGTCGGGGGGTTCTCCCAGCTGAAGCCCCACCTTCAGGACTTCCTGCTGTACAGGCACTGCCGCCACTTCCGCCTCCTGCAGGACGCGCCGGGGAAGTGCGGCCGGGCGCCGGAGGACTCGGCCGGCGTCTTCCTGCTGGTGGCGATCAAGACGTCGCCGGGGAGCTTCGACCGGCGGGCGGTCCTGCGGCGGACGTGGGCGGCGGAGCAGCGGCAGAAAGGCGCCGGCGTCCGGCGGGTCTTCCTGGCGGGGACGGCGGACCGGCCCGGCGCCGAGCGGCGCCGGCGCACCGACGAGCTCCTGCGGCTGGAGaaccgtcgccacggcgacatCCTGCAGTGGGACTTCCTGGAGTCCTTCTTCAACCTGACGCTGAAGCAGCTGCTGTTCCTGGACTGGGTGCGGGAGCGGTGTCCGCGCGCCCGCTACGTCTTCCTCGGCGACGACGACGTCTTCGCCAACACCGACAACATGGTGCGGTACCTGCAGGCCCGGGACGCGCCCGGCACCCCTCCGCACCTGTACGTGGGGCAGGTGCTCCGCGAAACCAAGCCCGTCAGGTGGGCCGGCAGCAAGTACTACGTCCCCACTCAGGTGTACGCGGCCAAGACCTTCCCGCCATACTGCACCGGCGGTGGGTTCCTCATGTCCGGATACACGGCCTGGGTCGTGCACAACATGTCGTCCGCCGTGCCTGTGATGCCCATAGACGACGCCTACATAGGCATGTGCTTGGAAAAGGCGGGGCTGCCACCAACGGACCACTTCGGCTTTCTGGCTGTGGGCGAGAACGCCAAGCCCAACTTAATCTACGCCATGGACCCCTGCCTTTCCCGGGACCTCTTCCTGGTTCACAGTTTCCAGACTTACGAGATCCTGGTTATGTGGGAGAGGATTCACAGCCCGGACCTGAAGTGTGCGATCCCAGATCAATTTTAA
- the dhdds gene encoding dehydrodolichyl diphosphate synthase complex subunit DHDDS isoform X2 — MSWIREGELSLIERLSANILKAGPMPKHVAFIMDGNRRYARKRHVERQEGHTQGFDKLAETLRWCLNLDIREVTVYAFSIENFKRSKEEVDGLMELARQKFARLLEEQENLEKHGVRIRVLGDLALLPLDLQQVIAKAVVSTRGHNKCFLNVCFAYTSRHEIANAVREMAWGVEQGLIKSSDVSEFLLSECLYSSSSPDPDLLIRTSGEVRLSDFLLWQTAYSCLVFQSVLWPEYSFWNLCEAILQYQLNYLSLQKARDLHREQQTLQQLEADRRCVAELLMHSGNGKGNATDKQSRQEHLLTYAAHREERVRGFLEALQQRRDSYFTDLTSQVALA, encoded by the exons ATGTCATGGATACGCGAAGGGGAACTGAGTCTTATCGAGAGGCTCTCCGCTAATATATTGAAG GCCGGGCCGATGCCCAAACATGTGGCCTTCATCATGGATGGAAACCGGCGGTACGCTCGCAAGCGGCACGTGGAAAGGCaggagggacacacacagggctTTGACAAGCTGGCAGAG acGCTGCGTTGGTGCCTGAACCTGGACATCAGGGAGGTGACGGTGTACGCCTTCAGCATTGAGAACTTCAAGCGCTCGAAGGAGGAGGTGGACGGGCTGATGGAGCTGGCCAGGCAGAAGTTCGCTCGGCTGCTGGAGGAGCA GGAGAACCTCGAGAAGCACGGGGTGCGGATCCGAGTGCTGGGGGACCTGGCGCTGCTCCCGCTGGACCTGCAGCAGGTTATCGCCAAGGCCGTggtctccaccagggggcacaaCAA GTGCTTCCTGAACGTGTGCTTCGCCTACACCTCCAGGCACGAGATCGCTAACGCCGTCAGGGAGATGGCCTGGGGGGTGGAGCAGGGCCTCATCAAATCCAG tgacgTCTCAGAGTTTCTGCTGAGTGAGTGTCTCTATAGCAGCAGCTCCCCGGACCCAGACTTGCTTATCCGTACCTCTGGTGAAGTGCGACTCAGCGACTTCCTGCTGTGGCAg ACCGCCTACTCGTGCCTGGTGTTCCAGTCTGTGCTCTGGCCGGAGTACTCCTTCTGGAATCTGTGTGAAGCCATCCTGCAGTATCAGCTCAATTACCTGTCGCTGCAG AAAGCTCGAGATTTGCACAGGgagcagcagaccctgcagcagctggaggcTGACCGCCGTTGCGTGGCTGAGCtactgatgcattctgggaacggGAAGGGGAATGCGACGGACAAACAGAGCCGACAGGAGCACTTGCTGACATACGCGGCCCACCGGGAGGAGAGGGTGCGAGGCTTTCTGGAAGCCCTCCAGCAGCGGAGGGACAGTTACTTTACCGACCTGACCAGCCAGGTCGCTCTCGCCtaa